In one window of bacterium DNA:
- a CDS encoding M23 family metallopeptidase, whose protein sequence is MKRFIVFIIIFIHFSTLFPQTVLMWPTNASHILTSTFGEYRPGHFHSGIDIKTWGREGYPVYAVSSGYIARIAISPHGYGKVLYLKLDNGMTAVFAHLSRFCDRILPFVEEKQERQKRYSIFVNFHRNLIRVSKKDVIGYTGSTGIGYPHLHFELRDSLNLPVNPLFSLNSYISDLEPPQISSVAVIPLCSSARIYGDILPKIYKAEKAGKSLYTISEPIIARGAIGFSIKAFDYSEISQNKYSVFSYKLSVDGKNVFSAKYDTIPFQMTRFIDLDRNFYLRKNHYGLYNNLYVSYGKKLPFYKISNPGAGIILCGDGQKSDYNFYSIILKSGKHFFKIRAEDFSGNFSEVSGKIIVQNNNKTADYSLAADSSKTGNTNPEINMTLSHCIFNANLRFRLISSDVFENVPILTVMVNTWDFRYVRLIKKSPSEYFGIIPLDDIKDSYLYCTASAVFNDKVHTVSDSLGLFFVSRDKGGSVVSEDGVCSVSFSPGSFYTLCAASVEPADQAPYGFFIGKKYRINPYDEPLAKRALIRFSVPWMYSEDRKSAIYRLDGREKIFISRRFKKGSLSGYVSNLGTFAVLRDTIAPKIIKIVPADRSIIRRPIPAVYVKFVEDLSGIKGENSYKIYIDERRCIAEYDPENNRAKAVIRRYLKHGWHKLRIKITDRAGNASEVKRSFYITGRKNRIKK, encoded by the coding sequence ATGAAACGGTTTATAGTTTTTATAATAATTTTCATTCACTTTAGTACGCTTTTCCCCCAGACAGTCCTTATGTGGCCTACCAATGCAAGCCATATTTTAACTTCAACTTTCGGCGAGTACAGGCCTGGCCATTTTCATTCAGGTATTGATATAAAAACGTGGGGTAGGGAGGGTTATCCAGTTTATGCTGTCAGCAGCGGATATATTGCCAGGATTGCAATCTCACCCCATGGTTACGGAAAGGTTTTATATCTTAAGCTTGATAATGGCATGACTGCTGTTTTTGCACATCTTTCCCGTTTTTGTGACAGAATATTACCTTTTGTAGAGGAAAAGCAGGAGAGACAAAAACGTTATTCCATATTTGTGAATTTTCATAGAAACCTTATTCGTGTATCAAAGAAAGATGTTATTGGTTATACAGGCAGCACAGGCATAGGTTATCCCCACCTCCATTTTGAGCTGAGAGATTCATTGAACCTGCCTGTGAATCCTCTTTTTTCCCTCAATTCTTATATAAGTGATTTGGAGCCTCCTCAAATATCAAGCGTTGCTGTGATACCTCTATGTTCAAGTGCGCGGATTTACGGCGATATTCTGCCTAAAATATATAAAGCAGAAAAGGCCGGAAAATCTTTATACACTATTTCAGAACCTATTATTGCAAGGGGCGCTATAGGATTTTCAATAAAAGCATTTGATTATTCAGAGATATCGCAGAATAAGTATTCTGTCTTTTCATATAAGCTTAGTGTTGACGGGAAGAATGTTTTTTCAGCCAAATATGACACAATACCGTTCCAGATGACCCGTTTTATTGATTTAGACAGAAATTTTTACCTTAGGAAAAATCATTACGGTCTTTATAACAACCTTTACGTTAGTTACGGCAAGAAGCTTCCGTTTTATAAGATATCTAACCCGGGTGCGGGAATAATTTTATGCGGTGATGGACAGAAATCAGATTATAATTTTTACAGTATTATTTTAAAAAGCGGGAAACATTTTTTTAAAATCAGAGCAGAAGATTTTTCAGGAAATTTTTCGGAAGTTTCAGGGAAGATTATAGTTCAAAATAATAATAAAACTGCAGACTATTCTCTCGCAGCAGATTCGTCAAAAACGGGAAACACTAACCCTGAAATTAATATGACATTAAGCCATTGTATTTTTAATGCAAATTTAAGATTCAGGTTGATTTCCTCCGATGTTTTTGAAAATGTTCCTATTCTTACGGTCATGGTAAATACCTGGGATTTCCGTTATGTGCGCCTTATAAAAAAAAGCCCGTCGGAATATTTCGGCATTATCCCTCTTGACGATATAAAAGACTCTTATCTGTACTGCACTGCTTCTGCTGTATTTAATGATAAGGTTCATACAGTTTCTGATTCTCTTGGCCTGTTTTTTGTATCAAGGGATAAAGGAGGCAGTGTTGTTTCGGAGGACGGTGTATGCAGTGTTTCATTTTCTCCGGGAAGTTTTTATACGTTATGTGCAGCTTCTGTAGAACCAGCTGATCAAGCTCCTTACGGCTTTTTTATAGGGAAAAAGTACAGAATTAATCCTTATGATGAGCCTCTTGCAAAGCGGGCTTTAATCCGGTTTTCAGTGCCCTGGATGTATTCGGAAGATCGTAAATCTGCTATTTACAGGCTGGACGGCCGGGAGAAAATATTTATAAGCCGAAGATTTAAGAAAGGCAGTTTATCAGGATATGTATCAAACCTAGGTACTTTTGCAGTATTAAGGGATACTATTGCTCCGAAAATTATTAAAATTGTACCTGCGGACAGGAGTATCATCAGGAGGCCGATACCTGCTGTTTATGTAAAATTTGTTGAGGATCTTTCCGGAATAAAAGGAGAAAACAGTTATAAAATTTATATTGACGAAAGAAGATGTATTGCTGAGTATGATCCTGAAAACAACAGAGCAAAAGCAGTTATCCGCAGATATTTAAAACATGGCTGGCACAAATTACGTATAAAAATTACTGATAGGGCCGGAAATGCGAGCGAAGTGAAGAGAAGTTTTTACATTACAGGAAGAAAGAATAGGATTAAAAAATGA